The Aggregatilinea lenta genome includes a region encoding these proteins:
- a CDS encoding helix-turn-helix domain-containing protein — translation MTVGRGEEMVWFCVWQVVSTWFELISLGRKTASDKDLEILLLRRQLAIYERKQERAPHLSRDEKLTLVVLATKLKTRTGRTLKAMGEVIRIVKPATLFRWHWELVRRKWTYRHRSPGRPRTDKEIEQLVLRLARENDWGYERIEGELLKLGIILSHETVG, via the coding sequence TTGACCGTTGGAAGGGGCGAAGAGATGGTTTGGTTTTGCGTGTGGCAGGTGGTCTCCACATGGTTTGAACTGATCAGTTTAGGGCGAAAGACAGCCAGCGACAAAGACCTGGAAATCTTATTGTTGCGTCGCCAACTGGCAATTTACGAACGCAAGCAAGAGCGGGCTCCGCATTTGTCTCGGGACGAGAAACTGACGTTGGTGGTTCTGGCAACCAAACTGAAGACCAGGACCGGGCGTACCCTCAAGGCGATGGGTGAGGTGATCCGGATCGTGAAACCGGCTACACTTTTTCGCTGGCATTGGGAGTTGGTGCGGCGCAAATGGACTTACCGGCACCGTAGCCCTGGTCGTCCGCGGACAGACAAGGAAATCGAGCAACTTGTGTTACGGCTAGCGCGCGAAAACGACTGGGGCTATGAACGCATTGAAGGAGAGTTGCTCAAGCTGGGGATCATCCTCAGTCACGAGACAGTAGGCTAG
- a CDS encoding integrase core domain-containing protein: MTHYKDQLLACDFFTVETLFLQTLYVLVFIEVGSRRVHFAGCTAHPDNAWATQQARQVMWELEDHEPGIRFLIRDNDKKFTTAFDTVFRSQEIDVIPTPYHTPNANAFAERWIRSAREECLDKLLIINQAHLRRVMRDYIAFFNTARPHQGLDQRIPVPKMTHGNTGPVRCRAVLGGIIHDYYRDTA; this comes from the coding sequence ATGACACATTACAAAGATCAGTTGTTAGCGTGCGACTTTTTCACCGTTGAGACGTTGTTTCTTCAAACGCTGTATGTGCTCGTGTTCATCGAAGTTGGCAGTCGGCGCGTGCATTTCGCTGGCTGCACCGCTCATCCAGACAATGCCTGGGCCACCCAACAGGCTCGCCAGGTGATGTGGGAGTTAGAAGACCACGAACCGGGCATCCGCTTTCTGATTCGCGATAATGACAAGAAGTTCACAACTGCGTTCGACACGGTCTTTCGCTCGCAAGAGATTGATGTGATCCCGACACCCTACCATACCCCGAATGCCAATGCGTTCGCGGAGCGCTGGATTCGCTCAGCGCGCGAGGAGTGCTTGGATAAGCTGTTGATTATCAATCAAGCTCATTTGCGCCGTGTAATGCGTGATTACATTGCGTTCTTCAACACCGCACGTCCACATCAGGGTCTCGATCAGCGGATTCCCGTTCCGAAGATGACCCATGGAAACACTGGGCCCGTGCGTTGTCGCGCGGTGTTGGGTGGTATCATCCACGACTACTATCGCGACACCGCATGA
- a CDS encoding response regulator transcription factor, with protein sequence MTQLPVLLVERCDPVMQDTQASLLDQGFDVERRSSGAHGQAFAQHGEFSLMVMEAQLDDGPAYEWCWQMRSTGIWQPILVLAAAVDALDKILCLEMGADDYLAAPYNCRELTAHIRALLRRTYDLSRTVRTITQAGDLVIDRQRGQVSRNHRPLNLTPTEFRLLSLLAAHPGQVLTRSQIADHVWPHAVDLHSEDAINVHICRLRQKVERNPLRPSLILTVPGLGYRLAG encoded by the coding sequence ATGACCCAATTGCCTGTTTTGCTCGTGGAACGCTGCGATCCGGTTATGCAGGACACGCAGGCGTCCCTGCTCGATCAGGGGTTCGACGTGGAGCGGCGAAGCTCCGGCGCGCATGGGCAGGCCTTCGCCCAACACGGTGAATTCAGCCTGATGGTCATGGAGGCACAACTCGACGACGGCCCGGCTTACGAGTGGTGCTGGCAGATGCGCAGCACGGGCATCTGGCAGCCGATCCTCGTCCTGGCGGCGGCCGTAGATGCGTTGGACAAAATCCTGTGCCTGGAAATGGGAGCCGACGACTATCTGGCTGCGCCCTACAACTGCCGCGAACTGACCGCCCACATCCGTGCGCTGCTGCGGCGGACCTACGATTTGTCGCGTACGGTACGGACGATCACGCAGGCGGGCGATCTGGTGATCGACCGGCAGCGGGGCCAGGTCAGTCGCAACCACCGGCCCCTCAATCTCACTCCTACCGAGTTCCGGCTGCTGTCCCTGCTGGCCGCGCACCCAGGGCAGGTCTTGACGCGCTCACAGATTGCCGACCACGTCTGGCCCCACGCCGTCGATCTGCACTCCGAAGACGCCATCAACGTGCACATCTGTCGTTTGCGACAAAAAGTGGAACGGAACCCGCTGCGCCCATCCCTGATCTTGACCGTGCCAGGGCTGGGTTACCGGCTGGCCGGGTAG
- a CDS encoding BlaI/MecI/CopY family transcriptional regulator, translating to MAADPLKHKLSRRENQIMDIVYELGEATAVQIQVRLPDAPSNSSVRVLLRILEEKKFLTHHTEGGKYVYTPTIPAEKAEQSAIRHLLKTFFGNSAPRAVAALLSTGDLTEGELDELSQLIEEAKKGDQDDVNLDS from the coding sequence ATGGCCGCAGATCCCCTGAAACACAAGCTCAGCCGCCGCGAGAACCAGATCATGGATATCGTCTACGAGCTGGGCGAAGCTACCGCCGTTCAGATTCAAGTCCGGCTGCCTGATGCCCCCAGTAATTCGTCGGTGCGTGTCCTGCTCCGCATCCTTGAGGAAAAGAAATTTCTGACGCACCATACCGAGGGTGGTAAGTACGTCTATACGCCGACTATCCCGGCAGAAAAAGCCGAGCAGTCGGCGATCAGGCATCTGCTCAAAACGTTCTTTGGAAACTCAGCGCCGCGTGCGGTCGCCGCCTTGTTATCGACCGGCGATCTGACCGAAGGCGAGCTGGATGAACTCTCACAGCTTATTGAAGAAGCGAAAAAAGGGGACCAGGACGATGTCAACCTCGATTCTTAA
- a CDS encoding extracellular solute-binding protein, whose product MSTSILNVLIEVTLRGTTLIAATYGVSVLLRRAPAAVLHWVWLLTLSAILIMPVWVWAGPDWSMLVPVRSASETNGVSDVSPRYFSIPVQPVVTEPLHPDNPPSAAQDPQIDTAPTGPLSPSATTAAQPSRRTWLDRVAFGPVEGALLLWLTGVVLCLGHWSREQVGIVRLARRGGRCTDQTWLSVTRDTAATLNLKRQITLITSGEIVIPMTWGFLRPVVFLPADAPLWMAQRRQVTLTHELMHVKRGDTLTQWIGLLACALNWFNPLVWLAFRRMAVECERACDDRVLALGTSGPDYAGHLVALARSALHLPTSIRAFSRKSELSVRVHSILNPTRSRRSMTWRHGLTVMFGYLSLVTLPLSIVTPALKLPQFTASRQAETTLLLALPGYLANSITTDVLDDFEASHPGLRVVLNPVDEAFTAPRYSEEYYAQLERYASAGDVLFVQPPQFGPAATLPGYFLDLTPLASADADLDDFFPAALQSFQWDGRQWALPTTWNLAALWYDPAGFDAAGLTYPSPDWTLDDLVNMLSADNSSLVDAVNNVLHARVTSNPLLPDDSQFNGFDFLLASNVLDDLASDGVPAFGSSDLAAQVELWAKVVQEQPSGKHLQQPEVAAGAEKRSGVALIITPLNSWKYFISPAPLPLPGGHVPIIDLSGVAVSAGTQHPEAAYELAKFLTTRAESLNVYGDSVAPARRSLFDSPANHFPADFQPTFKALAAQAVPLSALRYQNYLGSALRNVIDNGVSGQEALNQAQDQALADYNAALARQGTFTLSIPVPAPIEVADGKIVLRFGLQSSIQPLPNLDWWQRVQADFSASDPDVGYVDLAVFDAAVDDTDPFDCFYTPLDLSTLDTSMLLPLDPLMATDPAFDAGDFPPGVLDRVRLGSDIFGYPLTIQPQVLAYNRTLLDSLGIPLLTNDWTTSEFEEALRSVTTATGHAALDSPFGTQEHLFILIEFYGGRLIDTSTTPPTARFTTPENVEAVRHALGLVAEGLVNYRPIHGTGGPVNGTPDTSALLTAYLDPFSTGGVSTGDGWDYVFYPIGRDITPVSIGVGAAYISRQAANPEACYRWIATLGAHPELTAAMPARTSAIDALVLSATQGDSTVAVYRQISTLMRAPNAYVIGASVAGEPVEISTLKYWLEDAFDVFLVQQLDLGDALAEAQIKADGYLGCLAQIPEGLAAQDTNAYRAAQNDCARQVDPGYFD is encoded by the coding sequence ATGTCAACCTCGATTCTTAATGTGTTGATCGAAGTCACCCTGCGCGGAACCACGCTTATCGCGGCTACCTACGGCGTTTCTGTATTGCTGCGCCGTGCCCCGGCGGCGGTCTTGCACTGGGTCTGGCTGCTCACGCTGAGCGCCATCCTGATCATGCCGGTCTGGGTATGGGCCGGGCCGGATTGGTCAATGCTGGTTCCCGTACGGTCTGCCAGTGAGACCAACGGGGTGTCTGATGTTTCACCCCGTTATTTTTCTATCCCTGTGCAGCCCGTTGTGACCGAACCGCTGCACCCGGATAATCCGCCCTCCGCCGCACAGGACCCTCAGATAGATACAGCGCCGACCGGGCCGTTGTCGCCATCTGCGACGACAGCAGCGCAACCCTCGCGCCGGACGTGGCTCGATCGGGTCGCGTTTGGTCCTGTCGAGGGCGCGCTGCTGCTCTGGCTAACCGGCGTGGTGTTGTGCCTGGGGCACTGGTCGCGCGAACAGGTCGGGATCGTCCGGCTGGCGCGCAGGGGAGGGCGCTGCACGGATCAGACGTGGCTCAGCGTCACACGAGACACGGCGGCGACTCTCAACCTGAAGCGGCAGATTACGCTCATTACTTCCGGTGAGATCGTGATTCCAATGACCTGGGGCTTTCTGCGGCCTGTCGTTTTTCTTCCCGCAGACGCCCCGCTGTGGATGGCGCAGCGGCGTCAGGTTACGCTGACCCACGAATTGATGCACGTCAAGCGCGGCGATACGCTCACGCAGTGGATCGGACTCCTCGCTTGCGCGCTGAACTGGTTCAACCCGCTCGTCTGGCTGGCGTTTCGTCGCATGGCCGTCGAGTGCGAGCGTGCCTGCGATGACCGCGTGCTGGCCCTGGGAACGTCGGGGCCAGACTATGCCGGTCACTTGGTGGCCCTGGCGCGGAGCGCGCTGCATCTGCCTACCAGCATCAGGGCTTTCAGCAGGAAGTCGGAACTGTCCGTGCGGGTGCACAGTATTCTCAATCCCACGCGCAGCCGTCGGAGTATGACCTGGCGGCATGGCCTGACCGTCATGTTTGGGTACCTTTCGCTGGTGACGCTGCCGCTTTCGATCGTCACACCCGCTTTGAAATTGCCCCAGTTCACGGCGTCACGGCAGGCTGAAACGACGCTGCTGCTTGCCTTGCCAGGGTATCTTGCCAACAGCATCACCACTGATGTGCTCGACGATTTCGAGGCGTCCCATCCGGGTCTGCGGGTCGTCTTGAACCCGGTAGACGAAGCGTTCACCGCGCCGCGTTATTCGGAAGAGTACTACGCCCAGCTTGAACGCTATGCCAGCGCCGGGGATGTCTTGTTTGTCCAGCCGCCGCAATTCGGCCCGGCGGCCACGCTGCCCGGCTATTTCCTGGACCTGACGCCGCTCGCTAGCGCTGACGCGGACCTGGACGACTTTTTCCCGGCGGCGCTGCAATCCTTCCAATGGGACGGCAGACAGTGGGCGCTACCCACCACGTGGAATCTGGCAGCGCTGTGGTATGATCCGGCGGGTTTTGATGCAGCGGGCCTGACCTACCCCTCGCCGGATTGGACGCTGGACGATCTGGTTAACATGCTGTCCGCAGACAACTCTTCCTTAGTGGATGCCGTGAACAATGTGCTGCACGCGCGGGTTACGAGCAACCCGCTCCTCCCGGACGACAGCCAGTTTAACGGCTTCGACTTTCTGCTAGCCTCCAACGTACTGGATGATCTGGCCTCCGATGGTGTACCTGCCTTCGGCAGTTCCGATCTCGCGGCACAGGTCGAGCTGTGGGCGAAGGTCGTGCAAGAACAACCGAGCGGCAAGCACCTACAACAGCCGGAAGTAGCCGCTGGCGCGGAGAAACGGAGCGGTGTAGCGCTGATCATCACTCCCCTGAACAGTTGGAAGTACTTCATATCACCAGCGCCACTGCCGCTGCCCGGTGGACATGTCCCCATCATTGACCTGAGCGGCGTGGCTGTCAGTGCCGGGACACAGCATCCCGAAGCAGCCTATGAACTAGCGAAATTCCTGACAACGCGGGCTGAAAGTCTCAACGTGTACGGGGATTCGGTGGCTCCGGCGCGGCGCTCACTGTTCGACTCCCCCGCCAACCATTTCCCTGCTGACTTTCAACCGACCTTTAAGGCGTTGGCGGCCCAGGCCGTACCGCTATCCGCGCTGCGCTACCAGAATTATCTGGGCAGCGCTCTACGGAACGTGATTGACAACGGCGTGAGCGGCCAGGAGGCGCTCAACCAGGCGCAGGATCAGGCTCTAGCGGATTACAATGCTGCGCTAGCGCGGCAGGGCACGTTCACCCTGTCGATCCCGGTGCCCGCGCCCATTGAGGTCGCCGACGGCAAGATCGTGCTGCGCTTCGGGCTGCAATCGTCTATCCAACCCCTGCCCAATCTCGACTGGTGGCAGCGGGTCCAAGCGGATTTCTCCGCCAGCGACCCGGACGTGGGTTACGTCGATCTGGCCGTCTTTGACGCTGCGGTGGACGACACGGATCCATTCGACTGTTTTTACACGCCGCTCGACCTCTCTACACTCGACACTTCTATGCTGCTCCCTCTCGACCCACTGATGGCCACTGATCCTGCCTTCGATGCGGGCGATTTCCCGCCCGGCGTGCTGGATCGAGTACGCCTGGGCAGCGACATCTTCGGCTACCCGCTGACCATACAACCGCAGGTGCTGGCCTATAACCGGACGCTGCTCGACTCTTTAGGCATCCCACTGCTCACCAATGATTGGACTACCAGCGAGTTCGAGGAAGCGCTGCGCAGTGTGACGACTGCTACGGGCCACGCTGCGCTGGACAGCCCCTTCGGCACCCAGGAGCACCTGTTCATTCTGATCGAATTCTACGGCGGGCGGCTGATCGATACCAGCACCACTCCACCCACCGCCCGGTTCACCACGCCGGAAAACGTCGAGGCTGTGCGCCACGCGCTAGGCCTCGTGGCAGAGGGGTTGGTTAACTACCGGCCCATTCATGGCACCGGAGGACCGGTTAACGGGACTCCCGACACATCGGCCCTCCTCACTGCCTACCTCGATCCGTTTAGCACGGGTGGTGTCTCGACCGGAGACGGCTGGGATTATGTGTTCTACCCCATCGGACGCGACATCACTCCAGTGAGCATCGGCGTGGGTGCAGCGTACATCAGCCGTCAGGCCGCCAATCCCGAAGCGTGCTACCGCTGGATTGCCACACTCGGCGCACACCCGGAGTTGACCGCCGCGATGCCTGCCCGTACATCGGCCATTGACGCCCTGGTGTTGTCGGCCACTCAGGGCGACAGCACGGTGGCGGTCTACCGGCAGATCAGTACCCTGATGCGCGCGCCGAATGCCTACGTGATCGGCGCATCGGTCGCTGGGGAACCGGTAGAGATCTCCACACTGAAATACTGGCTGGAAGATGCATTCGACGTGTTCCTGGTGCAGCAGCTCGATCTGGGAGATGCGTTGGCCGAAGCGCAGATCAAGGCGGATGGTTACCTGGGCTGTCTCGCACAGATTCCAGAAGGTCTGGCGGCGCAGGATACAAATGCCTATCGGGCGGCGCAGAACGACTGCGCGCGGCAGGTCGATCCTGGGTACTTTGACTGA
- a CDS encoding M56 family metallopeptidase, which yields MVDVLLEQGVEVIIRSSLLVVVAFVATFALHRASASVRYWVWVLTFGGLLALPVMIAAGPLLTIITSSHDVISAPTVTPVEMNGVQFSAFDAPAAMPDLSPETNGISAPATQNPVVQPTPAVRTRDATSVPEARRETASSRLDLDSLAALIWIVGAAAILGYGAVQWSKLARAIRVASNECDAWKPLFTEVVRMLRLRRPVRLIFADAITAPMAWGTLRPAVLLPLDAKSWDADRQRIVLTHELIHIKRFDTLINALALLICALYWFNPLAWLALHRLTSECEQSCDDLVLSGGTRGSDYAAHLVAVAYTALYQRRLLPGVTPLSQNTHAIQA from the coding sequence ATGGTTGATGTGCTGCTCGAACAAGGCGTAGAAGTCATCATCCGGTCGAGCCTGTTAGTTGTGGTTGCTTTCGTCGCGACTTTTGCACTACACCGGGCCTCTGCTTCAGTACGTTACTGGGTTTGGGTACTCACTTTCGGCGGATTGCTGGCGCTTCCCGTGATGATCGCCGCCGGGCCGCTGCTGACGATCATCACTTCCTCGCATGATGTGATCTCGGCACCCACCGTCACGCCAGTCGAGATGAACGGCGTGCAATTTTCGGCGTTCGATGCGCCCGCTGCTATGCCCGATCTTTCGCCGGAGACGAATGGGATCTCCGCACCTGCCACACAAAACCCAGTCGTGCAGCCCACACCAGCCGTCAGAACGCGCGACGCGACATCCGTTCCAGAGGCGCGGCGCGAAACTGCTTCCTCCAGGCTCGATCTGGATTCTCTGGCAGCGCTGATCTGGATTGTCGGTGCAGCAGCGATCCTGGGCTACGGCGCTGTGCAGTGGTCAAAACTGGCACGTGCAATCCGTGTCGCCTCGAACGAGTGTGATGCATGGAAGCCACTTTTCACGGAGGTCGTTCGAATGCTGCGCCTGCGCCGTCCGGTGCGGCTCATCTTCGCGGACGCGATCACGGCGCCAATGGCGTGGGGCACGCTGCGTCCGGCGGTGCTGCTGCCGCTGGACGCCAAATCCTGGGACGCGGATCGGCAGCGAATTGTGCTCACGCACGAGTTGATCCACATCAAGCGCTTCGATACCCTGATCAACGCGCTGGCGCTGCTGATCTGCGCTCTGTACTGGTTCAATCCGCTGGCTTGGCTGGCACTGCACCGCCTGACCAGCGAGTGCGAACAATCCTGCGACGATCTCGTGTTGAGCGGCGGAACTCGCGGTAGTGACTACGCTGCGCACCTGGTCGCCGTCGCGTATACGGCCCTGTACCAGCGACGGTTGCTGCCCGGCGTGACCCCGTTGTCTCAAAATACTCATGCAATCCAGGCTTGA
- a CDS encoding helix-turn-helix domain-containing protein, giving the protein MRHKWTYRNRSPGRPRTDREIEQLVLRLARESDWGYERIEGELLKLGITVSHETVGSILERHEIPPVAEREPSLSWRHLMTHYKDQLLAWVHGASKQCLAYSTSPTSDVGVGSLRTQHSISDSG; this is encoded by the coding sequence GTGCGGCATAAATGGACTTACCGGAACCGCAGCCCTGGTCGCCCGCGGACAGACCGGGAAATCGAGCAGCTCGTGTTACGCCTGGCGCGCGAAAGCGACTGGGGCTATGAGCGTATTGAAGGCGAATTGCTCAAACTTGGAATCACCGTCAGTCATGAGACAGTTGGCAGTATTCTGGAACGTCACGAGATCCCACCGGTTGCGGAACGTGAGCCGTCACTGAGTTGGCGTCACCTCATGACACATTACAAGGATCAACTGCTGGCCTGGGTGCACGGCGCATCCAAACAATGCCTGGCTTACTCAACAAGCCCGACAAGTGACGTGGGAGTTGGAAGTCTGCGAACCCAGCATTCGATTTCTGATTCGGGATAA
- a CDS encoding integrase core domain-containing protein: protein MTWELEVCEPSIRFLIRDNDKKFTQAFDTVFRSEGIDVVPTPYRAPNTNAFAARWIRSVRTECLDKLLIINQAHLRRVMREYVVFFNTARPHQGLDQLIPVSKRDLANTGPVRCRAVLGDIIHDYCRDAA from the coding sequence GTGACGTGGGAGTTGGAAGTCTGCGAACCCAGCATTCGATTTCTGATTCGGGATAATGACAAGAAGTTCACACAGGCATTTGATACTGTTTTTCGCTCGGAAGGTATTGACGTCGTCCCGACGCCTTATCGTGCTCCGAATACGAACGCGTTCGCGGCGAGATGGATTCGCTCAGTGCGTACAGAGTGCCTCGACAAATTGTTGATTATCAATCAAGCTCATTTGCGCCGCGTAATGCGCGAGTATGTTGTGTTTTTCAACACCGCACGCCCGCATCAGGGTCTTGATCAACTGATTCCAGTTTCCAAAAGAGACCTCGCAAACACTGGCCCCGTGCGGTGTCGTGCTGTGTTGGGAGATATCATCCACGACTACTGCCGTGACGCCGCGTGA
- a CDS encoding HNH endonuclease, whose amino-acid sequence MSITAEQRQAVRDLAGNCCEYCRVAEDERLSRFQIDHIIPVKHGGSDDNDNLCMACLKCNSFKGPNVAALDPKTGEATKLFNPRQQEWSEHFQIEPDASLTGISPAGRATIVVLRINEESRVKHRRMLLTLDEYPC is encoded by the coding sequence GTGAGCATTACGGCTGAACAGCGTCAGGCTGTTCGTGACTTGGCCGGGAACTGCTGCGAGTACTGTCGTGTGGCCGAGGATGAACGTCTATCGAGGTTTCAGATCGATCACATCATCCCCGTCAAACATGGCGGCAGTGATGACAACGACAATCTATGTATGGCGTGTCTGAAGTGCAACAGCTTCAAAGGGCCGAACGTGGCCGCGCTAGATCCAAAAACGGGCGAGGCGACGAAGCTGTTTAATCCTCGCCAACAAGAGTGGAGTGAACATTTCCAAATCGAGCCCGATGCTTCACTGACCGGCATCAGCCCTGCAGGACGTGCCACGATTGTGGTGCTGCGGATCAACGAAGAGAGTCGCGTCAAGCATCGCCGAATGCTGCTCACGCTAGACGAGTATCCGTGCTAG
- a CDS encoding recombinase family protein codes for MSQNLSGRIPRKIALCYVRQSYTRDESDTNSPERQQANIQAVCNREGWIPEWYTDAEGHKSGTKVNNRPGWLAVEKRLKDPDIIALIANDSSRMHRKFWRVGYLLELLDEYGVRLVFAAPGREMDTSTHWGRMMINFMAMQDEAYAADISAKSKDSVLYRKSQGKTIGMAPFGTVRNEQGYLIPSPEGAWLLPDGLYTAGKVGDQAPASGAIWRGYYDCAQRILELYAENSHGIERIAYQITDEGWAFRNRKHQPRPVNRDDIRRVVSSWRQYAGLSPEGRGKDTNASLIDDPVGVLYDTGRAVFPLDLLRLVGEVEASRSVTTRPFGSVKASHPYPLTWLLFCAECERQAREQNNPSLRTRLSGVDQNGKLRYRHAEGVKCGCKRRSVFKDVIEADFGRLINLLTIREDRFPLLVEMAIQSEYGGPGNAPDEDYEIQKSVAIAKCRQRMENARFLLLEGDITKEEYLKRKEHNERQIAHWEARTTETEKAGIELRMCMEALDTLARLWGTANDEDKQEMARMLFEYVVYDLDKQQIVDFTLKPWASRFLELRAALYGDDDGAALPPNDDNSGDESSDDERGVSGEYSPEKHNRSGLKTTSDLCPIGASNPQLASIFGSRRFTSSKCSTTRPSPLNPRMTLCPKTLGAMPKSESVTLMAKRLEN; via the coding sequence GTGTCTCAGAATCTATCCGGTCGTATTCCTCGCAAAATCGCGCTCTGCTACGTCCGCCAGTCCTACACCCGCGACGAAAGCGACACCAACAGCCCTGAACGGCAACAGGCCAATATCCAGGCCGTGTGTAACCGTGAGGGCTGGATTCCCGAATGGTACACCGATGCAGAAGGCCATAAGTCGGGAACAAAGGTCAATAACCGTCCGGGCTGGTTAGCTGTGGAAAAACGCCTCAAGGATCCTGACATCATCGCTCTGATTGCCAACGATTCAAGCCGTATGCACCGTAAGTTCTGGCGCGTGGGCTACCTGCTCGAACTGCTGGACGAATATGGCGTGCGGTTGGTCTTCGCTGCCCCTGGCCGTGAAATGGACACGTCCACGCATTGGGGCCGCATGATGATTAACTTCATGGCGATGCAGGATGAAGCCTACGCGGCGGACATCTCGGCCAAGTCCAAAGACAGCGTTCTATACCGCAAATCGCAGGGCAAGACCATCGGCATGGCTCCGTTTGGAACGGTGCGCAACGAGCAAGGCTACCTGATACCCTCCCCTGAAGGCGCATGGCTGCTGCCTGATGGGCTATACACGGCGGGCAAAGTAGGCGACCAAGCGCCTGCGAGCGGCGCAATCTGGCGCGGCTACTACGACTGTGCGCAGCGCATTCTGGAACTGTATGCGGAGAACAGTCACGGCATCGAGCGCATCGCTTACCAGATAACCGATGAAGGCTGGGCCTTCCGCAATCGTAAGCACCAACCGCGTCCGGTTAACCGGGACGATATTCGCCGGGTGGTGTCAAGCTGGCGGCAGTACGCGGGTCTCAGCCCTGAAGGGCGCGGTAAGGATACGAACGCCAGCCTCATCGATGACCCGGTCGGCGTGCTCTACGACACCGGGCGGGCGGTGTTCCCTCTGGACCTGCTGCGGCTGGTGGGCGAAGTCGAGGCGTCGCGCAGCGTCACCACACGTCCGTTCGGGTCGGTCAAGGCGTCACATCCTTATCCCCTCACCTGGCTTCTGTTCTGTGCGGAGTGCGAACGGCAGGCACGCGAACAAAACAACCCCAGTCTGCGCACCCGGTTAAGCGGCGTAGACCAGAACGGCAAGCTGCGCTATCGCCATGCGGAAGGCGTGAAGTGTGGCTGCAAGCGGCGTTCGGTTTTCAAGGACGTGATTGAAGCGGACTTCGGGCGGCTTATCAACCTGCTCACCATTCGGGAAGACCGTTTTCCGCTGCTGGTCGAGATGGCGATTCAATCCGAGTATGGCGGTCCTGGCAACGCACCCGATGAAGACTACGAAATACAGAAGTCCGTCGCCATTGCCAAATGCCGCCAACGTATGGAGAACGCACGGTTCCTGCTGCTTGAAGGCGACATTACCAAAGAGGAATATCTCAAGCGCAAAGAGCACAACGAACGCCAGATAGCCCATTGGGAAGCGCGCACCACCGAAACGGAAAAGGCCGGGATTGAGCTTCGCATGTGCATGGAAGCGCTCGATACCCTGGCGCGTTTGTGGGGCACGGCCAATGATGAAGACAAGCAGGAGATGGCGCGGATGCTGTTCGAGTATGTCGTCTACGACCTGGACAAGCAGCAGATTGTAGACTTCACCCTCAAGCCCTGGGCCAGTCGATTCTTGGAGCTTCGCGCGGCGTTGTATGGAGATGATGACGGGGCTGCACTTCCGCCCAATGATGACAATTCAGGCGATGAGTCGAGCGACGACGAACGCGGAGTAAGCGGGGAATACAGCCCTGAGAAACACAATCGCTCGGGTCTCAAGACCACGAGCGATTTATGCCCCATAGGGGCCTCGAACCCGCAGCTTGCTTCGATATTTGGCTCGCGGCGTTTCACATCCTCGAAATGCTCTACGACACGCCCTTCCCCACTGAACCCCAGAATGACCTTGTGCCCGAAAACACTTGGCGCAATGCCGAAATCAGAGAGCGTCACTCTCATGGCGAAGCGATTGGAGAACTAG